The following are encoded together in the Lactuca sativa cultivar Salinas chromosome 1, Lsat_Salinas_v11, whole genome shotgun sequence genome:
- the LOC111915888 gene encoding non-specific lipid-transfer protein, whose protein sequence is MARMVMMVICVVVTCMVVAAPYAEAITCGQVVSSLTPCIGYLTNGGAVPPACCSGVKAVNSAAKTTPDRQTACGCIKSASASMSNINAGNAASLPNKCGVNIPYKISPSTDCSKVQ, encoded by the exons ATGGCGAGGATGGTGATGATGGTCATATGTGTAGTGGTGACTTGCATGGTGGTGGCGGCACCCTATGCAGAGGCTATTACATGTGGTCAGGTGGTAAGCAGTTTAACTCCATGCATTGGCTACCTAACAAACGGTGGTGCTGTGCCACCGGCATGTTGCAGTGGGGTTAAGGCAGTCAATAGCGCTGCAAAAACAACCCCTGATCGTCAGACGGCTTGTGGTTGTATAAAGAGTGCTTCTGCAAGCATGTCCAACATCAATGCGGGAAACGCTGCTAGCCTCCCCAACAAGTGTGGTGTTAACATCCCTTACAAGATCAGTCCAAGCACTGATTGCTCCAA GGTGCAGTGA